The Exiguobacterium aurantiacum DSM 6208 genome includes a window with the following:
- a CDS encoding YitT family protein, producing the protein MKQIVKDYIYLLTGSVFVASAFSLFLLPNNLASGGVSGISIITYELFGISPGAFQLVANVLLLLIGWMILGLGFGVKSLVGSIFLPGVILFYELIDAGAAVNDTLLAAVFGGAGVGIGLGLIFRGRASTGGMDLIAQILHKFTHIPLYLCIAILDGAVVLVAAVTFSFTTGLYALIALFITIKMIDFVQLGFTQDKMAYVISEQRDVITRAVFDELDRGATEIQAIGAYSRLDRPMLLVVVRQNEVSRLKEIIRRIDPEAFLVFSEAHEVMGQGFTSDKRYINVP; encoded by the coding sequence ATGAAGCAAATCGTCAAAGACTATATTTATTTACTGACCGGGTCCGTGTTCGTCGCCTCGGCGTTCAGTTTGTTTTTACTTCCGAACAACCTCGCCTCGGGCGGCGTGAGCGGGATCTCGATCATCACGTACGAGCTGTTTGGCATTTCGCCGGGGGCGTTCCAGCTCGTGGCGAACGTGTTGCTCCTCCTCATCGGTTGGATGATCCTCGGGCTCGGCTTCGGCGTCAAGTCACTCGTCGGCTCGATCTTCTTGCCGGGCGTCATCTTGTTCTATGAACTGATCGACGCTGGTGCCGCCGTGAACGATACGCTGCTCGCGGCCGTGTTCGGCGGGGCGGGTGTCGGGATCGGGCTCGGCCTCATCTTCCGCGGGCGCGCCTCGACCGGCGGGATGGACTTGATCGCCCAGATCCTACATAAGTTCACGCACATCCCGCTCTACTTGTGCATCGCCATCCTCGACGGGGCGGTCGTCCTCGTCGCCGCCGTCACGTTCTCGTTCACGACGGGGCTGTATGCGCTCATCGCCCTGTTCATCACGATCAAAATGATCGACTTCGTCCAACTCGGTTTCACGCAAGACAAGATGGCGTACGTCATCTCGGAGCAGCGTGACGTCATCACGCGCGCCGTCTTCGACGAGCTCGACCGTGGGGCGACGGAGATTCAGGCGATCGGTGCCTACTCGCGCCTCGACCGTCCGATGCTTCTCGTCGTCGTCCGTCAAAACGAGGTGAGTCGGTTGAAAGAGATCATCCGCCGCATCGACCCCGAGGCGTTCCTCGTCTTCAGCGAGGCGCACGAGGTGATGGGGCAAGGGTTCACGTCGGACAAGCGTTACATCAACGTGCCGTAA
- the cccB gene encoding cytochrome c551, translating to MKKWMMAIGLGAMLTLGACGGGDEEDTSSNGDTGSNTASVDAEAVYAQNCAACHGANLEGMSGPALTDVGARLSAEEIEGIIRNGKGAMPANVIQDDDEITAVSAWLAEKK from the coding sequence ATGAAGAAGTGGATGATGGCCATCGGCCTCGGCGCCATGCTCACGCTCGGTGCGTGCGGCGGCGGCGATGAGGAAGACACGTCAAGCAACGGGGATACAGGCTCGAACACGGCGTCGGTCGACGCGGAAGCGGTTTACGCACAAAACTGTGCGGCTTGTCACGGCGCGAACTTGGAAGGCATGAGCGGTCCGGCGTTGACAGACGTCGGTGCACGATTGTCAGCTGAAGAGATTGAAGGGATCATTCGCAACGGGAAAGGCGCGATGCCTGCGAACGTCATTCAAGATGATGACGAGATCACGGCCGTATCGGCTTGGCTCGCTGAGAAGAAATAA
- a CDS encoding IS1182 family transposase encodes MMPDLPNMPPSPYAALYDLLIPADDELRLIHDLVPFDFITELLEDTYCHDNGRMAVHPVRMFKYLFLKAHSNLSDVDLVRRAKTDLAYKYFLDLAPEDDVINPSSLTKFRRQRMDDDELLDKLIGHTVEVAKGMGLLKGRTLIVDETHSRARYGQKPIGKAIIEEAKGLRHACYKETKNAKGRFPEKVDESDIDQLLSYALAVAETVESKMPELMAREHIRDRVNRVREFAEDAHVELQVSRDPDARTGHKSADSSFFGYKHHLAMTEEGIITAVVVTSGEAADGPQLASLVEKSHLAGAEFDHIVGDGAYSSRDNLIYAASQGCRLVAPLHPQISSPAPNRVEGFTYNKDAERYVCPAGHMAVRKVRGGRKDVGKNQVESHFFDIELCKQCPLREGCYKDGAKSKSYSVSLKLREHSDQLDYEQTDDFKDHRRKRFAIEAKNSQLKNPHGLARNKTSDLKGMTLQGVMAIVAVNLKRIIALRKENTG; translated from the coding sequence ACGAGCTGCGGCTCATCCACGACCTCGTCCCGTTCGATTTCATCACCGAGTTGCTCGAGGACACGTATTGCCACGACAACGGTCGGATGGCCGTCCATCCTGTCCGGATGTTCAAATATCTGTTCCTGAAGGCGCACTCGAACCTATCGGACGTCGACCTCGTCAGACGGGCGAAGACCGACCTCGCCTACAAATATTTTCTGGATTTGGCGCCGGAGGATGACGTCATCAACCCCTCCTCGCTCACGAAGTTCCGCCGTCAGCGTATGGACGACGACGAGCTGCTCGACAAATTGATCGGGCACACGGTCGAGGTCGCGAAAGGGATGGGGCTGCTCAAGGGACGGACATTGATCGTCGACGAGACCCATTCCCGAGCCCGATACGGGCAGAAGCCGATTGGGAAGGCGATCATCGAGGAGGCGAAGGGACTCCGTCATGCGTGCTACAAAGAAACCAAGAACGCGAAGGGGCGCTTTCCGGAGAAGGTGGACGAGTCGGACATCGACCAGCTCCTCTCGTATGCGCTCGCCGTCGCCGAGACCGTCGAGAGCAAGATGCCCGAGCTTATGGCGCGCGAGCACATCCGTGACCGGGTGAACCGTGTCCGCGAGTTCGCGGAGGATGCGCACGTTGAGCTCCAGGTCTCCAGGGATCCTGATGCCCGGACCGGGCACAAGAGCGCCGACTCATCATTCTTCGGCTACAAACATCATCTCGCGATGACGGAGGAGGGCATCATCACGGCCGTCGTCGTCACATCTGGCGAGGCGGCAGACGGGCCACAATTGGCGAGTCTTGTCGAGAAGAGCCATCTAGCCGGTGCCGAGTTCGATCACATCGTGGGCGACGGGGCCTATTCTAGCCGGGACAACTTGATCTATGCCGCCTCGCAAGGGTGCAGGCTCGTCGCACCCTTGCACCCACAAATTTCTTCTCCCGCACCGAACCGTGTCGAAGGATTCACCTACAACAAAGACGCCGAACGTTACGTCTGCCCAGCCGGGCACATGGCCGTCCGCAAGGTCCGTGGCGGACGGAAGGACGTCGGAAAGAACCAAGTGGAGAGCCATTTCTTCGACATCGAGCTGTGCAAGCAGTGCCCATTGCGCGAAGGCTGTTACAAAGACGGGGCCAAGTCGAAGTCTTACAGCGTGTCATTGAAGTTGAGGGAGCACAGCGACCAACTCGACTATGAGCAGACGGATGATTTCAAGGACCATCGCCGGAAACGCTTCGCCATCGAGGCGAAGAACAGCCAACTGAAGAACCCGCATGGTCTGGCGCGCAACAAGACGTCAGACCTGAAAGGCATGACGTTGCAAGGCGTGATGGCGATCGTCGCGGTCAACCTGAAGCGAATCATCGCCCTTCGAAAAGAAAATACAGGATGA